In Cyclopterus lumpus isolate fCycLum1 chromosome 5, fCycLum1.pri, whole genome shotgun sequence, the genomic stretch gggggggggggagagagagactgggggggagagaggggggggagagagagggggggagagagagagagagaggggggggggggagagagagactgggggggagagaggggggggagagagagggggggagagagagaggggggggagggtggaagagagaggagagagagagggggggagaggagagagagagagggggggagagggggagggagaggacagagagagagagagagaggggggggagagagggagggagaggacagagagagagagagaggggggggggagagggagggagaggacagagagagaggggggggagagagggagggagaggacagagagagagagagaggggggggggagagggagggagaggacagagagagagggggggggagagagggagagaaggggggagagagagagtatggtCGCGCTTGACTCAGCAACACACACGCGGGCAGAGGCGAACAAGCagcacacaccaacacacagacagacacgcacacacagacagacagacacgcacacacatacagacacacacgcacacacatacagacacacacgcacacacatacagacacacacgcacacacatacagacacacagacagacacacacacacacacagacagacacacacacacatacagacacacgcacacacacacacacacacacggccctcCAGCAGGAGGTGACCTGTGGTCAGTCCAAACAGAGTTATTCCACCTGGTGGTCTCCTCAAAGCTGATCGGTTCCACCCGGTTCGGGTCCTCTGGTGGACGCAGTGCAGACCACGTGGCCATGAAGTCCCTTTCTCTTGTCTGTGACTCACAAAGACACGGAAGGAATGGCCAAGAGGTATGAGCACGGGCTGCGATGGTAATGACACAGTTGTAATATGAATCCCAACCATAATAAGATTATTAGCTAATGTGGCAAAACAAATCGAAGCTCTACTTTAAACTTGAGGGATGTTTTGCGGTGGTAATGAGATCTGGTCGTCCCTCTTGGACACGCAGAGGACAGAACAGAGCTTCTTTACTTTAAGGTTTCATCTGAGCCTGCTGTCATTCTTAATCACGATGCAAAATGCATAAAACCGACGAGGCCTTGGGTTGGGATGCCCTGCAACACTCTGGCTCTGCAATGAGCACTTCCCCTGACAGTCTGCTCCTCATCACAAGGAGCCCTCTACTTGACCTCCTGCACATAGCGGTATCAAGACCCTCGGTTCAACCCCCctattaacattttaatatttcacgTGTGGTAACCTTGCAGAAGTGCCCACTGCCCTCGTTCCCTGTAACccgggggtggtgggggggggggggcgtgcatTCCTTCAGACCGTGCTGCGAGTTCTCCAGAGACCAGCACCCTTCATGCACAGAAGAGCATCGGACCCCAGAGCCTCCTCTCCACCCGTGGCGTTTGCAGTTCTAGGGCCGTGCCCGTCTCAATAATCTGAATGTGACAAGCTGTCTTCACTCTTTACATCATATGGGATAACGCATTAAAATTCAATTGTTGTTATCTTTCCACACGAGCCACATAAACAACCTCAATGTGTTTGCAATAAGTGTGTGACATCAGAAATCAAAGTGGATGTGTGGGGCGCTAgcaagatgcattgtgggaattgCAAGAACCAGCTGTAagaatgagacacctgtctgaAGCTGCTGTCAGTGTCAACACACCTTTCAACTGCTTCAGGGGTTGTCTTGGCTCAGCGAGGCTTTATTTATGTGTTACTTTACACACTTTAAAGGAATGTGTTGCCAATGGACCTGATGTATGTACTTTATGATGTCATCTCAAGGGAATAAACAGACGCGACAAAAAAGTGCCCAGTATTGCGGTATGATCTTTATATTTCAACAATGTTCCACTTCAATCTTATTAATTAATTCACAGTATGCATAATACATGAGGAAGATTGAAATGCAGAGGGCTACGCGGGTATGGGTCTGACTTTAGCTCCTTCGTGTCTCGACTTGAGAACAGAGAATCAGAAATAAAAACCAACCAATTAAATAAGCTCTTGTCCGTCATGCGCAGAAATAAATGACCGTAACGCATTTGAATAGCATGCAAACAACGAGCGAGCCACGAATGAAAAACAGttcttatttcttcttctccgcTGCAGCGGCTTTGGCCCGTTCCACCTTGCCCTTCTCTCCCTGGTAGAAGTCGGACTCGACCCAGCACGCGTCCTCCGAGAGCTTCACGTAGACGTCCCCGTCGCTCTCCGTGACCGCGTGGGTCCGCTGCTTCACGCCTTTGGAGTACCACCTGGGCACAGGTGGCTTTTCCCTGGGGTCGCTGGCCTTGTACATGCCCTCCCCTTTGGCAAGGGAGATCTTGTATTTGTGGTTTGGACAAATTATGCACAGCTTCCCGGCAATTTCCTGCGAGTGTGTTGAAAGAAAACAGGTGAACGACCTGAAGTGGGATGAGCGTGCAGGTCATTTAAGGCCCCTTCGacattaacattcatttaatgtTATACAGGCATCTTAATGACGGTGTCTCTCTGCCTCGGGGTTGCTGTGCAGATGGATTAGCCTCAGCACGAATGTGGCAACCAAACACAACAGTACGGTACTTTAAATgtacactttgttttatttgccaGACACAATCTCTGAAGTTAAATGCAAACCTCACCTCAATGTCTCCATTCTGCAGTTCCCCCCCAGCATCTGTGGAGAGGGCAGAGCATCAGTGGACTGCTGAATAAGCTCATAGTTTGGAGCACGCTATCCTTTTGCTGACTGGACGCACTTTAGAGGTGCTGCGTGCTAAAATGTTTtatgcattaaaacaaaaagtaaagcaTCTCCCATCACGGGATGTCTATCAGCGCCAGTGTGAACACATGTTGGATGACGTCTCACAGCCGGTGATACACGTTGATTTTAGCTGAACTCACGATAGCAGTAAGAGTCAATAGCATAGAAGCCGCTCTGGTGGGAGATGATCAGTACGTCCCGACCCTCCAATGTTCTGAAAGAGCGCTTCGCTTCTATCAGCTCATCCTTCTTCCCCACAAAATGAGGCGCTCCGGTTGGCTGCTGCTCCTCCCCCATGGCTCTGTGAAATGCTTCTTAGAAGgcaaatagaagaagaagagaaaaaaacaaagttattgTTCTTTGCCAAATCTCAATATTGGTGGTAACAATCCTCCAGTCAATGCCATCTGTGCAGCGCGCTAACTGTGCTGTCTTTCTGGGTCAAAACTGAAAATTAAATCTTATCTCCACATGAAAAATGTTGGCTTTTGGATTTGTCACCGGCCCATCGCAGTTGTCATCTTAAATTATGTCCACGACACCTTCTCTTGATCTGCTCCACTCCAAACATGCAGTACTGATCCCTAATATCTGTCTCATCAGCACCAGCTTCACCATCAAGTGAACATATGAATTGTAAGACACTAAGGGGAGCCTGATCCTTCAGTGTACAACAGCATTGGTCATCTGGAGCCCAGAGTCCTACACATCCATGTGTCATCTCCGTGACAGTCAGTAGACATAAAACAGAATAAATGGATGCAGGGGGAACCTGAACCCAAGTGTGAGTCCTGTATCGTGGAGTGGAATAATGAGCACTTCAGTGCAGGCTGAGTGAGCACAGTGGTCGAGGCAGCGATGTCCTGAGGCATCTGACTAAACCTCAGCTACATGGGATAAGAATGAAGAAAAACCAGGAAAACCAGACATTTCCTTTAAGCAAGCGACTACGGGATACATTACCCATCCTGTAAAGTTTCATTATGTTTATACatcccatctgtctgtctttgctcatatatttatgtacatttaaataacaaaacacttATTTCGGGTGAGTTTTTGCCTTTACCTCGAGacctgcagcagcgtgtcctccgTGAAGTGGAGCTGTACTGACGACGGTTCGGCTTGTGTGGTGATGTGCAGGGCCCCTCTCCATTATCGTCTGACACAAGCTGTCTTCTCTTGGTCATATCTATACTACGTGGGTACTTTTCTTATCTGTCTCCCACAGGCACACAGCTATTATCAAAACATGGAACTCTATCACAAAGAAAAGTAAAGCCAGGggggatattattattaatgtgtatcCGCTGCATTTATTAGCAATGCAGCTACAGTTCCTTGTTACTTTTTACCTTCAAAGTGTacaattcatttattaaataatacataGTTATCGATACATACCCAAcagtatattacattacatttcatgtcatttagctgacgcttttatccaaagcgacttacaataagtgcattaaaccatgaatccaaactcaaaacaacaagaatcaagcaagtacaatttcttcaataacgttaaactacaaagtgctatcggtaagggacatttaagtgctactaaagtgctactacggcgctaccttccctattcataTAGTAtagtaaaaatatgtgtttttagtttgcgacggaaggtgtagagacttcctgtcctgatgtcaatggggagctcgttccaccaatgaggagccagcacagcaaactgtcgtgactttgttgagtgtttagctcgaagtgaaggagctacaagccgattggcagaagccaagcgaagtgaacgggctggggtgtgaggttagaccatgtcctggatgtgaggttagaccatgtcctgggtgtgaggttagaccatgtcctgggtgtgaggttagaccatgtcctgggtgtgaggttagaccatgtcctgggtgtgaggttagaccatgtcctgggtgtgaggttagaccatgtcctgggtgtgaggttagaccatgtcctgggtgtgaggttagaccatgtcctggatgtgaggttagaccatgtcctgggtgtgaggttagaccatgtcctgggtgtgaggttagaccatgtcctggatgtgaggttagaccatgtcctgggtgtgaggttagaccatgtcctggatgtgaggttagaccatgtcctggatgtgaggttagaccatgtcctgggtgtgaggttagaccatgtcctgggtgtgaggttagaccatgtcctgggtgtgaggttagaccatgtcctggatgtgaggttagaccatgtcctggatgtgaggttagaccatgtcctggatgtagaccggacccgatctgttcgcagcacggaccaatgttttgaagcggatgctgtggccaccggtaaccagtgaaggtcagaggagcggaggattgtgggtaaatttcgggaggttgaagaccagtcgagcagctgcattctggatgagctgtagaggtcgaatggcattagcaggtagacctgaaggagggagttacagtagtctagccgtgagatgaccagagcctggaccaggacctggaccagagcctggaccaggacctggaccagaacctgtgccgccttctgagtgagaaggggtcgtattctcctgatgttgtacagcatgtacctacaggagcgtgttgttgcggtgatgttggcagtcagggagagttgactgacgggtgtcacaccgaggttcatggtggtcgggggcggggccaacactgagttgttgaagttaatagtcaggtcgtgggtgggagagccttttcctggaaggaggataTAAGGTTTTTACAATTATAAAAATAACACTTCGCACTATTGAACAAAATGATCCCctataataaatgtgtgttttttaaaaatcatataGCGTTACAATGTAATATATCTtaataatgagtacttttatttttttgtaataccTCTTTTATTACCGGTGGACGGAGTGCTGTCAAAGCAGTTCTCCCCAAGCGGAACCTTTGCGTGTACGTCATCAAAGAGGCGCCGGACACATTTCTCAGAGCACCGCAGGGATCTCAGGGCGGTGACAAGCAGGCCGCCGACAAACTGCTCACCTGTTGTAAAAAGGGACGTAAGTAACTACTCGTCCGCGGCCGTGAAAGGTAGAAGCGTTCAGGTGAGGGGGGAAGAGCACGCGGAGTAGCTCGCGCTAATGTTTGACTTCCGGTCTGCGCGTGCGGAGAAGCGAGCGAGCTAACGCGACGGGAACGCGGACAGGTTTCTTTGCACAGGTGAACAGTCCTGTGCGGTGTGCACGGGTCTAGCTAACGGCCATGCGCAGTGCTAGATgaatgataattaataataataagtagtataatgtaaataatagtaCAGGCTCCAAAGCAACACtgctgaactttgaccttttattgttttgatcTTGTTTATGTTGTACTACGTCTCTTGTTTACCTTTTGCTCCTGTAAATCTGTAACGTTACATTTCTACGCCAAATGTATCTTAAGTCATCCTTAAATATGACcatcagtctgtgtgtgttattcgACATGCGCACAGTTACTGAATATTTGGGAAGGTGTCACGTCACCtgtgaatgttgttgtttatacaTTATGGTTACTGGCTAACATGTTTTTCGTGTGTATTTGTTGAACAGGGAGATGGCGCTGCGTGCTTGTGGCTTCATAGTGTTCCGTCGTCTAGCCGGTTGCACCCCTCCGCCGGACGGCATCGAGTACCTCCTCTTGCAGACCTCTTATGGGAAGCACCACTGGACCCCACCCAAAGGTGTTTACAGGTTCAGAACCCGTACACGTATCATTCATTTGATAATAAACACCAATGAGCTACATGTCACTGGTATAGCCTTAAATGTTCTTTGTGCCAGTTATGTGTAACCTGTTCCCCATCAGGTCATGTGGATCCAGATGAGGAAGACCTCACCACAGCTCTGAGAGAAACcaaggaggaggcggggctggGGGCGGAGCAATTGCAGGTGATTGACGGCTTTGCGCGGGAGCTGCGCTATGAGGTGCGAGGCCGACCCAAAGAGGTGCTGTACTGGCTGGCCGAGCTGAGAGACCCGGGAACGGCGGTGACTCTGTCTGACGAGCACCAGGACTACCGCTGGGCCCGTCTGGAGGAAGCGTGCACTTTGGCTGAGTACAAAGACCTGCAGGACACACTgagagctgcacacacacacctggaggtcCAGCAGGACGCGGGCCGATGAACCAGGACACATGCGGTGCAGAAGGGATGAGTAAAGAAGGGAAAGCCGGCATGTTGGTAGAGCACCCAATGTGTCAATTTATGTGATTGATGATTATGTCTTTGTCAGGTTCAAATACCGGTGAGCTAAACGCTGTCTGTATGGTTCTGTGTAATTTAAGGCTGCATAGAGAGAACAGGTGTGGAGGGAGGACAAAGAAGACCGCTCTCTTTGGAAGTCATATGTTATAAggttagatatataaatatcttaaatGCAAATGAACTCAAACACA encodes the following:
- the nudt2 gene encoding bis(5'-nucleosyl)-tetraphosphatase [asymmetrical], encoding MALRACGFIVFRRLAGCTPPPDGIEYLLLQTSYGKHHWTPPKGHVDPDEEDLTTALRETKEEAGLGAEQLQVIDGFARELRYEVRGRPKEVLYWLAELRDPGTAVTLSDEHQDYRWARLEEACTLAEYKDLQDTLRAAHTHLEVQQDAGR
- the rfesd gene encoding Rieske domain-containing protein yields the protein MGEEQQPTGAPHFVGKKDELIEAKRSFRTLEGRDVLIISHQSGFYAIDSYCYHAGGELQNGDIEEIAGKLCIICPNHKYKISLAKGEGMYKASDPREKPPVPRWYSKGVKQRTHAVTESDGDVYVKLSEDACWVESDFYQGEKGKVERAKAAAAEKKK